A region of Coccinella septempunctata chromosome 5, icCocSept1.1, whole genome shotgun sequence DNA encodes the following proteins:
- the LOC123313179 gene encoding probable RNA-binding protein EIF1AD, with product MWVKRGSFVIIQPIHEGVKVKGEIVRVLIPQQIKNFKEDKIWPAAFYDKHELEESDDDNDDDIPMNTNRVQAMIEIYSDSDSSEDDPSDNDQSDDDDSVGET from the coding sequence ATGTGGGTTAAACGTGGTAGTTTTGTCATAATACAACCTATTCACGAAGGTGTTAAGGTCAAAGGTGAAATTGTTAGAGTTTTGATCCCCCAACAAATAAAGAATTTCAAGGAAGACAAAATATGGCCTGCTGCGTTCTATGACAAACATGAATTGGAGGAGAGTGATGATGATAATGACGATGATATCCCAATGAATACTAACAGAGTACAAGCAATGATCGAAATTTACAGTGACAGTGATTCCAGTGAAGATGATCCTAGTGATAACGATCAGAGTGACGATGATGATAGTGTTGGTGAAACGTAA
- the LOC123313180 gene encoding probable RNA-binding protein EIF1AD, protein MWVKPGSFVIIQPIQEGVKVKGEIVRVLITQHIKYFKEDKIWPAAFYEKPELEESDDDNDDDIPRNSNRVQAMIEISSGNDSSEDDPSDSDQSDDDSVGET, encoded by the coding sequence ATGTGGGTTAAACCTGGTAGTTTCGTCATAATACAACCTATTCAGGAAGGTGTTAAGGTCAAAGGTGAAATTGTTAGAGTTTTGATCACCCAACATATAAAGTATTTCAAGGAAGACAAAATATGGCCTGCTGCGTTCTATGAAAAACCAGAATTGGAGGAAAGTGATGATGATAACGACGATGATATCCCAAGGAATAGTAACAGAGTACAAGCAATGATCGAAATCTCCAGTGGCAATGATTCTAGTGAAGATGATCCCAGTGACAGTGATCAAAGCGACGATGATAGTGTTGGTGAAACGTAA
- the LOC123313185 gene encoding uncharacterized protein LOC123313185 — MKKYAIIVDENNEKRVVPSKWMMNNNSTLLWPPYKNTEKIRRAILQLEDPSEDWEDYQVDFIKSKDDYVEAVAEIKANLDELSGGSDAEKMKKSRARRKKISYQGLGDYSGAVADAEMKADSDVPSSESDVERIKIPKSRGKTSFFENRNKSISIDSRDSETDEHDETLKNTDENTSKSLPSSLSLCMSPQVQNGPTVADTQIDEQLNSERDILFSMHGMLKKIMTSIHALSMKQDRLEGRLRQLESRGLINNTVASVTSSFMVNDAIVKRFPIDSKEKLEIMENDLKKRNIFNDVVHFMKSKGGSSAHDLIYNILGSVVTNDLASHYSFYGQKKKGKFQELLLCSCIFFAVRTVNDKITDAEIITSIRMWLDNSKTRAERNKKNASSGRRVFSLVMPEDIQED, encoded by the exons ATGAAGAAATACGCAATCATTGTAGacgagaataatgaaaaaagagTGGTTCCAAGTAAATGGATGATGAATAATAATTCAACTCTATTGTGGCCACCTTACAAAAATACGGAGAAAATTCGAAGAGCTATTTTACAACTGGAAGATCCCTCAGAGGATTGGGAAGACTATCAAGTTGATTTTATAAAAAGCAAAG ATGATTATGTTGAAGCTGTGGCTGAAATCAAAGCTAATTTAGATGAACTAAGTGGAGGTAGCGAtgctgaaaaaatgaaaaaatccagggcaagaagaaagaaaatttcTTATCAAGGTCTTG GAGATTACAGTGGAGCTGTTGCAGACGCTGAAATGAAGGCTGATTCAGATGTACCAAGTAGTGAGAGTGATGTTGAGAGAATCAAAATTCCCAAGTCAAGGGGAAAAACAAGTTTTTTCGAGAacagaaataaaagtatttcgaTAGATTCAAGAGACAGTGAAACTGATGAACACGATGAAACATTAAAAAATACAGATGAAAACACCTCTAAATCATTGCCTTCATCTCTTTCATTGTGTATGTCACCTCAAGTTCAAAATGGGCCCACAGTTGCAGATACTCAGATAGATGAGCAACTAAATTCAGAAAGGGATATACTCTTCTCCATGCATG gtatgttgaaaaaaataatgaccAGTATTCATGCATTGAGCATGAAGCAGGACAGACTAGAAGGAAGACTGAGGCAGTTAGAAAGTCGCGGCCTCATAAATAATACAGTAGCTAGTGTTACTTCAAGTTTTATGGTGAACGACGCTATAGTCAAACGTTTTCCGATAGATTCTaaagaaaaattggaaataatggaaaacgatttgaaaaaacggaatattttcaatgatgtg GTTCATTTCATGAAAAGCAAGGGCGGAAGCAGTGCACATGACTTAATTTATAATATATTAGGATCTGTGGTGACAAATGATCTTGCATCCCATTACAGCTTTTACGGGCAGAAGAAAAAaggcaaatttcaagaattgcTTTTATGCTCCTGTATTTTCT TTGCCGTAAGAACAGTTAATGACAAGATCACAGATGCAGAAATCATTACCAGCATTCGTATGTGGTTGGACAACTCAAAAACGAGGGCTGAAAGAAATAAGAA GAATGCCAGTAGTGGTCGACGGGTATTCTCCCTGGTCATGCCGGAAGATATACAGGAAGATTGA
- the LOC123313186 gene encoding uncharacterized protein LOC123313186, whose protein sequence is MKKYAIIVDENNEKRVVPSKWMMNNNSTLLWPPYKNTEKIRRAILQLEDPSEDWEDYQVDFIKSKDDYVEAVAEIKANLDELSGGSDAEKMKKSRARRKKISYQGLGDYSGAVADAEMKADSDVPSSESDVERIKIPKSRGKTSFFENRNKSISIDSRDSETDEHDETLKNTDENTSKSLPSSLSLCMSPQVQNGPTVADTQIDEQLNSERDILFSMHGMLKKIMTSIHALSMKQDRLEGRLRQLESRGLINNTVASVTSSFMVNDAIVKRFPIVMFLCYGINSFRCNSSYIGQTKQLLSNRIKQHIYSCNTHSSKDDDNKTALVEHHINTGHIFNFKDVTIEDSETNYRKRTISEMIHIKANDTTNKRTDTQNLSRIYNILINKYKNKR, encoded by the exons ATGAAGAAATACGCAATCATTGTAGacgagaataatgaaaaaagagTGGTTCCAAGTAAATGGATGATGAATAATAATTCAACTCTATTGTGGCCACCTTACAAAAATACGGAGAAAATTCGAAGAGCTATTTTACAACTGGAAGATCCCTCAGAGGATTGGGAAGACTATCAAGTTGATTTTATAAAAAGCAAAG ATGATTATGTTGAAGCTGTGGCTGAAATCAAAGCTAATTTAGATGAACTAAGTGGAGGTAGCGAtgctgaaaaaatgaaaaaatccagggcaagaagaaagaaaatttcTTATCAAGGTCTTG GAGATTACAGTGGAGCTGTTGCAGACGCTGAAATGAAGGCTGATTCAGATGTACCAAGTAGTGAGAGTGATGTTGAGAGAATCAAAATTCCCAAGTCAAGGGGAAAAACAAGTTTTTTCGAGAacagaaataaaagtatttcgaTAGATTCAAGAGACAGTGAAACTGATGAACACGATGAAACATTAAAAAATACAGATGAAAACACCTCTAAATCATTGCCTTCATCTCTTTCATTGTGTATGTCACCTCAAGTTCAAAATGGGCCCACAGTTGCAGATACTCAGATAGATGAGCAACTAAATTCAGAAAGGGATATACTCTTCTCCATGCATG gtatgttgaaaaaaataatgaccAGTATTCATGCATTGAGCATGAAGCAGGACAGACTAGAAGGAAGACTGAGGCAGTTAGAAAGTCGCGGCCTCATAAATAATACAGTAGCTAGTGTTACTTCAAGTTTTATGGTGAACGACGCTATAGTCAAACGTTTTCCGATAGTTATGTTTCTTTGTTATGGTATTAATTCTTTCC GTTGCAATAGTTCATATATAGGTCAAACCAAACAGCTTCTCTCTAATAGAATTAAACAGCATATATACAGTTGCAACACACATTCGTCGAAAGATGACGACAATAAGACGGCTTTAGTCGAACATCACATCAATACCGGTcatatattcaatttcaaagaTGTCACTATCGAAGATTCTGAAACTAATTACAGAAAACGTACTATcagtgaaatgatacatataaaaGCCAATGATACTACTAATAAAAGAACTGATACCCAAAATTTGAGTAGAATTTACAACATCCTTATAAACAAATATAAGAACAAAAGGTAA
- the LOC123313194 gene encoding uncharacterized protein LOC123313194 produces the protein MTTTAFMEDFEKTEVNKLDVLEFAQIMRSNYTNSSLSFVLFVGVINYHSQHSLNQRIGTAKNLIYRAFTLSDPIFHQEIHNKITSILRLNNYPASLIRRLINQHLQSRPKSTISTNDNEESSKIYCSFPYLRGLTERINTITKKHNCILACYNKNTLNNFYTKLKDPLPIEKQSNVIYKIPCSGCNSSYIGQTKQLLSNRIKQHIYSCNTHSSKDDDNKTALVEHHINTGHIFNFKDVTIEDSETNYRKRTISEMIHIKANDTINKRTDTQNLSRIYNILINKYKNKR, from the exons ATGACAACAACTGCTTTTATGGAAGACTTTGAAAAGACAGAGGTCAACAAATTAGATGTTCTGGAGTTTGCGCAGATCATGAGATCAAATTACACAA ATTCTTCATTATCATTCGTACTATTCGTGGGGGTCATTAATTACCATTCTCAACATTCTCTCAACCAAAGGATAGGAACAGctaaaaatttaatatatagGGCTTTCACACTAAGTGACCCTATATTCCACCAAGAAATTCACAACAAGATCACTTCTATATTGAGGCTTAATAACTATCCTGCTAGTTTAATTAGAAGGTTGATCAACCAACACCTGCAATCTCGCCCCAAGTCCACGATTAGTACGAATGATAATGAAGAATCTAGTAAAATTTATTGCAGTTTTCCATACTTAAGAGGTCTCACGGAAAGAATTAATACCATAACAAAGAAACATAATTGCATCTTAGCCTGCTATAACAAAAACACTCTGAACAACTTCTATACTAAACTTAAAGATCCACTCCCTATAGAAAAACAATCCAACGTTATATATAAGATACCATGTTCAGGTTGCAATAGTTCATATATAGGTCAAACCAAACAGCTTCTCTCTAATAGAATTAAACAGCATATATACAGTTGCAACACACATTCGTCGAAAGATGACGACAATAAGACGGCTTTAGTCGAACATCACATCAATACCGGTcatatattcaatttcaaagaTGTCACTATCGAAGATTCTGAAACTAATTACAGAAAACGTACTATcagtgaaatgatacatataaaaGCCAATGATACTATTAATAAAAGAACTGATACCCAAAATTTGAGTAGAATTTACAACATCCTTATAAACAAATATAAGAACAAAAGGTAA